One genomic region from Arthrobacter sp. YN encodes:
- a CDS encoding ThiF family adenylyltransferase: MDWDTESEYERVARAITKMPLLGMTLGGRDTSWSARFWFDRKVPTWAESVRSVAPKLRVTWNGELRRIPANTRSQQRTVSSWGERSQASIARLRVLVVGGGSVGLDIAQRLAATGLTTVGVMDYDAVETANLDRMIGATRLDAALGRSKVDVAARLMRSSATAESFEIHRHETSITDPVGVSAALDYDVIFSCVDRPWPRAVLNALAYTDLIPVIDGGIALDTFADGRMRNGIWRAHTLVPGRPCMACIGQLVVGEISLDKQGLLDDPVYIAGTGRELPSRQNVAALSASVSAALLAQFVSLTAHPGGRGVPAPLRHVLSTQTLEHSAATSGPYCTFENATALGDTRIAIAEHREDWRAVVQARTSTKHPLPLRALAMAENILQRAIHRIK; the protein is encoded by the coding sequence ATGGACTGGGATACGGAGTCTGAGTATGAGCGCGTCGCCCGTGCCATTACCAAGATGCCGCTGCTGGGAATGACTCTCGGTGGACGGGACACTTCCTGGTCTGCCAGGTTTTGGTTCGACCGTAAGGTGCCGACTTGGGCGGAGTCAGTTCGATCCGTGGCACCTAAGCTGAGGGTCACATGGAATGGCGAACTGCGGCGGATCCCTGCCAACACACGCTCGCAACAGCGGACGGTGTCCTCGTGGGGCGAGCGTTCTCAGGCATCCATTGCGCGGCTGCGTGTGCTGGTCGTCGGCGGCGGCAGCGTCGGCCTGGACATTGCACAGCGTCTGGCTGCAACCGGTCTCACTACGGTCGGCGTGATGGACTACGACGCCGTTGAGACGGCCAACCTGGACCGTATGATCGGGGCAACAAGGCTCGACGCCGCACTCGGACGTTCCAAGGTTGACGTAGCCGCACGGCTGATGAGGTCTTCCGCGACAGCGGAGTCGTTCGAGATCCATCGCCACGAGACAAGTATCACCGATCCCGTCGGCGTGAGTGCGGCGCTCGATTACGACGTCATTTTTTCCTGCGTGGACCGGCCATGGCCCAGGGCAGTGCTGAACGCGCTCGCTTACACGGACTTGATTCCGGTCATTGACGGCGGAATCGCTCTCGACACCTTCGCCGATGGTCGAATGCGCAATGGGATATGGCGGGCGCACACCCTCGTTCCTGGACGTCCGTGCATGGCCTGCATTGGTCAGCTGGTTGTCGGGGAGATTTCGCTCGACAAGCAGGGGCTTTTGGATGACCCTGTGTACATCGCAGGCACAGGCCGGGAACTTCCCTCCCGCCAAAACGTCGCCGCGCTCTCCGCCAGCGTTAGCGCCGCGCTTCTGGCGCAGTTCGTCAGTCTCACTGCACACCCGGGCGGGCGCGGCGTCCCCGCTCCGCTGCGTCATGTGCTGTCAACACAGACACTTGAACACTCTGCTGCAACCTCCGGACCATACTGCACTTTCGAGAACGCGACCGCTTTAGGTGATACCCGAATAGCGATTGCCGAGCACCGCGAGGACTGGCGGGCAGTTGTTCAAGCGCGAACATCCACGAAGCATCCGTTGCCGCTGCGCGCCCTCGCCATGGCAGAGAACATCCTGCAGCGGGCGATTCATCGGATCAAGTAG
- a CDS encoding HigA family addiction module antitoxin encodes MMTTYTATDPQFDFAPQPGRWLQRELDHQAISQAQLAARTGLSTKHINLVIKGTAALSPEVAVTLEQILGTSAEAWLHMEAERQIHQARKDRSRALAGFVDWASSFPRQLLIDRKVIEKTDVGSELAAKLLDFFSVASPSAYTKTWLEPQASYKRSQVHSIDPNLTALWLRLSEQHAERLMANAPAYDAAKLKAAAEHLPKLTVTEDVAEAFIQAQQLLLTAGVVLVFVPEVPNTRISGVSRWINGTPMIAVTSRYKALDSLWFTILHEIAHVLLHPKRSTFIDEGFKADDDADAQETAANTFAQDHLIPADYRAQLTRNTTEKGIVSLAKTLGVAPSLVAGQWSFRTKIWGGPIAKLRKKIDLAELLS; translated from the coding sequence ATGATGACCACCTACACCGCCACAGACCCGCAGTTTGACTTCGCCCCCCAGCCTGGACGCTGGCTACAACGGGAACTCGATCATCAAGCAATCAGCCAAGCACAACTCGCCGCTCGTACCGGTCTAAGCACCAAGCACATCAACCTCGTGATCAAGGGGACAGCAGCGCTTTCTCCTGAGGTTGCCGTTACCCTCGAACAAATTTTGGGGACATCTGCCGAGGCCTGGCTGCATATGGAGGCTGAACGCCAGATTCATCAGGCCCGTAAGGACAGAAGCAGGGCCCTTGCCGGATTTGTCGACTGGGCGAGTTCCTTCCCTCGACAATTATTGATTGATCGCAAAGTTATTGAAAAGACCGATGTGGGCTCTGAGCTTGCTGCAAAGCTTCTAGACTTCTTCTCAGTAGCATCGCCTTCTGCATATACAAAGACCTGGCTCGAACCGCAAGCATCCTATAAAAGAAGTCAAGTTCATTCTATTGACCCAAATTTGACTGCTCTCTGGTTACGTTTGTCCGAACAGCATGCGGAGAGGCTAATGGCGAATGCACCAGCCTATGATGCTGCAAAGCTCAAGGCTGCTGCAGAACATCTTCCTAAGCTGACCGTAACTGAAGACGTTGCCGAGGCCTTTATACAGGCACAACAACTTTTGCTTACAGCAGGTGTTGTGCTTGTCTTTGTGCCTGAAGTCCCAAACACGCGTATCAGTGGTGTGTCGCGTTGGATTAATGGGACGCCAATGATCGCCGTAACAAGTCGCTATAAAGCTCTCGATAGTTTGTGGTTCACCATTTTGCATGAAATTGCACACGTACTTCTCCACCCCAAGAGAAGCACATTCATAGATGAGGGTTTCAAAGCGGACGACGATGCCGATGCGCAAGAGACGGCTGCGAATACATTTGCGCAAGACCACCTAATACCCGCAGACTATAGGGCACAACTCACTAGAAACACAACAGAGAAGGGGATAGTTTCGCTTGCCAAAACACTAGGCGTCGCTCCCAGTCTGGTCGCTGGTCAATGGTCTTTCCGCACCAAGATCTGGGGCGGACCGATCGCAAAGCTGCGAAAGAAGATTGATCTTGCCGAACTGTTGAGCTAG
- a CDS encoding AbiTii domain-containing protein has translation MTKLSEIIDAASDDNFTTPNLLRKVQTVAYRLRADNLESWVRRELFGYKNNETVPAYRGPFRTLVTGTWLGPSGHITNAVSEVGIPEDFVKGWFRAEIRQPVADLELLGSSESSPSMSWDPFIVHEYGRLVSERKGGTGFYLMELISAKQTIPQNAIRGIIDSVRTTALQFALELERVSPKAGEPDGPTTADPEVRLVTNNFNFTVNGDGNNIAAGSDIRQRAVVNKGDVDSLVRAAVELGLRSDAVADLKAAVESDGPKPGKATSAFISRIREGAYALAGGVSSNLAADGLIQAVGSFYGIPAA, from the coding sequence ATGACCAAGCTTTCTGAAATTATTGATGCTGCCAGTGATGATAACTTCACGACGCCGAACCTACTCAGGAAGGTTCAAACGGTGGCCTACAGACTTCGTGCGGATAATCTGGAGAGCTGGGTGCGCAGGGAGCTATTTGGTTATAAAAACAATGAAACCGTGCCAGCCTACAGGGGTCCATTTAGGACACTGGTCACGGGTACGTGGCTAGGGCCGAGCGGTCACATCACCAATGCCGTCTCCGAGGTTGGAATCCCGGAAGACTTCGTCAAGGGCTGGTTCCGAGCCGAAATCCGTCAACCTGTTGCAGATCTTGAACTCCTAGGCAGCAGCGAAAGCAGTCCCAGCATGAGTTGGGACCCCTTCATCGTTCACGAGTACGGCAGGCTGGTCTCAGAGAGAAAGGGTGGAACCGGGTTCTACCTGATGGAACTCATTTCGGCCAAACAAACCATTCCTCAGAACGCCATTCGTGGCATCATCGATTCGGTGCGGACTACTGCCTTGCAGTTCGCACTGGAACTCGAGAGGGTCTCTCCTAAGGCGGGAGAACCGGATGGCCCAACAACAGCAGACCCCGAGGTGCGACTTGTGACTAACAATTTCAACTTCACGGTAAACGGAGATGGCAACAACATCGCCGCCGGTTCCGACATTCGGCAAAGAGCAGTAGTCAATAAGGGTGATGTTGATTCCCTGGTCAGGGCCGCGGTCGAGCTTGGACTGCGGAGCGACGCTGTTGCCGACCTGAAAGCTGCGGTCGAGTCTGACGGGCCGAAGCCGGGCAAAGCGACCAGTGCCTTCATTTCCCGGATTCGGGAGGGCGCCTACGCCTTGGCGGGGGGTGTTTCTTCAAACCTTGCCGCAGACGGATTGATCCAAGCGGTCGGTTCCTTTTACGGGATTCCGGCTGCGTAG
- a CDS encoding PEP/pyruvate-binding domain-containing protein, giving the protein MQRQILSIEQAEEVARVALRIEALLGGGQDIEWAIANGQVWVLQARPITAVPTTCTTERRR; this is encoded by the coding sequence GTGCAGCGCCAGATCCTCAGCATCGAACAGGCGGAGGAAGTGGCGAGGGTTGCGCTACGCATCGAAGCGTTGCTTGGCGGTGGACAAGACATTGAGTGGGCCATAGCCAACGGGCAGGTCTGGGTGCTGCAGGCGCGGCCGATCACCGCTGTTCCCACGACCTGTACCACCGAGCGCAGAAGGTGA
- a CDS encoding PEP/pyruvate-binding domain-containing protein gives MRVVYIGEGHRPSFAQKRIWAFQGQYDNRLRGCLASRGLTSRVPAAVNLPGPVRVAVILQQMLIPEFSGVAFTRDPVTGRHTVVIEAVHGLSESLVSVRKDQNGG, from the coding sequence ATGCGGGTGGTCTACATTGGGGAAGGTCACCGACCTTCCTTTGCTCAGAAGCGAATTTGGGCATTTCAAGGGCAATACGACAACCGATTGCGCGGCTGTCTGGCCAGCCGTGGGTTGACGTCACGTGTGCCAGCTGCGGTCAATCTGCCTGGCCCAGTGCGTGTGGCTGTCATCTTGCAGCAAATGCTTATTCCGGAGTTCTCCGGTGTCGCCTTTACGCGGGACCCGGTGACCGGTCGCCACACCGTTGTGATCGAGGCAGTGCACGGCCTAAGTGAATCACTTGTGTCGGTTAGGAAGGACCAGAACGGTGGCTGA
- a CDS encoding hydroxypyruvate isomerase family protein — MTYTVNCSILLTELPLLERPAAAKAAGFDAVEFWWPFETSVPTDAQVTEFETAIKDAGVQLTGLNFNAGNMPGGDRGLVSWKGRCSEFKDNIDVVAGIGERLGCKAFNALYGNRQDEFTPEEQDELAAKNLAAAAEGVARIGGTVLLEPVSGAPKYPLLTAEDALKVIARVKAESGAQNIKLLADFYHLAVNGDDVESVIENHAKDFGHIQIADNPGRGAPGTGTLPLGEWIARSRELGYDGYIGLEYKEPQESAFSWAIRQRANAN; from the coding sequence ATGACGTACACAGTGAACTGCTCCATCCTCCTGACGGAGCTGCCCTTGCTCGAGCGCCCCGCCGCCGCGAAGGCAGCCGGTTTTGACGCCGTCGAGTTCTGGTGGCCCTTCGAAACCTCCGTCCCCACCGACGCCCAAGTAACAGAGTTTGAAACCGCCATCAAGGACGCCGGCGTTCAGCTCACGGGCCTGAACTTCAACGCCGGCAACATGCCCGGCGGCGACCGCGGCCTGGTTTCCTGGAAGGGACGTTGCTCCGAGTTCAAGGACAACATCGACGTCGTAGCCGGCATCGGTGAGCGCCTGGGCTGCAAGGCCTTCAACGCCCTTTACGGCAACCGCCAGGACGAGTTCACCCCTGAAGAGCAGGACGAACTCGCGGCAAAGAACCTCGCCGCAGCAGCAGAAGGCGTCGCGCGCATCGGCGGCACCGTCCTCCTCGAACCGGTCAGCGGCGCACCCAAGTACCCGCTCCTCACCGCCGAAGACGCACTCAAGGTCATCGCCCGCGTCAAGGCAGAATCCGGCGCACAGAACATCAAGCTCCTCGCCGACTTCTACCACCTGGCAGTCAACGGCGACGACGTCGAATCCGTCATCGAGAACCACGCCAAGGACTTCGGCCACATCCAGATCGCCGACAACCCCGGCCGCGGCGCTCCCGGAACCGGCACGCTCCCCCTCGGCGAATGGATCGCCCGCAGCCGCGAACTCGGCTACGACGGCTACATCGGCCTCGAGTACAAGGAACCGCAGGAATCGGCCTTCAGCTGGGCCATCCGCCAGCGCGCCAACGCCAACTAG
- a CDS encoding 2-hydroxy-3-oxopropionate reductase: MSNVAVIGLGIMGLPMAINLVKAGHTVTGFNRSQDKIDKLVSEGGQGATSIADAVKDADVVITMVPDSPDVEGVVSGKDGVFANAKKGTIWIDASSIRPDVAKRLSEDAVAAGIRPLDAPVSGGEQGAIDAVLSIMVGGEAADFEAAQDVLNAVGKTIVHVGPSGSGQTVKAANQLIVAVNIQVLGEAIAFLEAYGVDTDAALKVLGGGLAGSKVLDQKGQKMLDRNFDPGFRLALHHKDLGIVTSAAREANVAVPLGAVVAQLVAATVNQGDGGLDHSGLFKQVLQLSGRN; this comes from the coding sequence ATGAGCAACGTTGCAGTCATCGGACTCGGAATCATGGGCCTCCCCATGGCCATCAACCTCGTCAAGGCCGGCCACACGGTCACCGGTTTCAACCGCAGCCAGGACAAGATCGACAAGCTCGTCTCCGAGGGCGGCCAGGGTGCCACCAGCATCGCGGACGCAGTCAAGGACGCCGACGTCGTCATCACCATGGTCCCGGACTCCCCCGATGTTGAGGGCGTGGTCAGCGGCAAGGACGGCGTCTTCGCCAACGCGAAGAAGGGCACCATCTGGATCGACGCTTCCAGCATCCGCCCGGACGTCGCAAAGCGCCTCTCCGAAGATGCAGTAGCAGCCGGCATCCGCCCGCTCGACGCTCCCGTATCCGGTGGTGAACAGGGCGCCATCGACGCCGTCCTGTCCATCATGGTCGGCGGCGAAGCGGCAGACTTCGAGGCAGCACAGGATGTCCTCAACGCTGTGGGCAAGACCATCGTCCACGTCGGCCCGTCCGGCTCCGGCCAGACCGTCAAGGCAGCCAACCAGCTGATCGTGGCCGTCAACATACAGGTCCTCGGCGAGGCAATCGCCTTCCTCGAGGCGTACGGCGTAGACACCGACGCAGCACTGAAGGTCCTTGGCGGCGGCTTGGCCGGCTCCAAGGTCCTCGACCAGAAGGGTCAGAAGATGCTCGACCGCAACTTCGACCCCGGCTTCCGCCTGGCCCTCCACCACAAGGACCTCGGCATCGTCACCTCCGCAGCCCGCGAAGCCAACGTCGCTGTCCCGCTCGGCGCAGTCGTCGCCCAGCTCGTCGCCGCAACCGTCAACCAGGGCGACGGCGGCCTCGACCACTCGGGCCTCTTCAAGCAGGTCCTCCAGCTCAGCGGCCGCAACTAA
- the gcl gene encoding glyoxylate carboligase, producing the protein MAKMRTVDAAVAILEKEGATEAFGLPGAAINPFYSAMRAHGGIRHTLARHVEGASHMADGYSRAADGNIGICIGTSGPAGTDMITGLYAAQADSIPMLCITGQAPVAKLHKEDFQAVDIESIAKPLTKFAMTILEPGQVPGAFQKAFQLMRSGRPGPVLLDLPIDVQMAEIEFDIDAYEPLPIEKPKASRKQLEKALDLLTAAKHPLIVAGGGIINAGASAQLVELAEILNVPVIPTLMGWGAIPDDHQLMAGMVGLQTSHRYGNETFLQSDFVIGIGNRWANRHTGGLDTYTAGRKFVHIDIEPTQIGRVFSPDLGIASDAGAALDGLLELARERQAAKTLPDYAGWVAECQERKGSLHRKTNFDNVPIKPQRVYQEMNKAFGRDTTYVSTIGLSQIAGAQMLHVFGARKWINAGQAGPLGWTAPAALGVVRGTPDATVVALSGDYDFQFMIEELAVGAQFNLPYIHVVVNNSYLGLIRQSQRGFNMEQNVSLAFENINSPETNGYGVDHIKVAEGLGVKAIRVEDPNDLPAAFDKAKALMGEFKVPVVVEVILEKITNISMGVEINGVNEFEELAESAADAPTAILTKA; encoded by the coding sequence ATGGCAAAGATGCGCACCGTTGATGCGGCCGTAGCCATCCTGGAAAAGGAAGGCGCAACCGAAGCTTTCGGTCTGCCCGGCGCAGCGATCAATCCCTTCTACTCAGCAATGCGTGCCCACGGCGGCATCCGCCACACGCTGGCCCGCCACGTAGAAGGCGCCAGCCACATGGCCGACGGCTACAGCCGCGCAGCTGATGGCAACATCGGCATCTGCATCGGCACGTCGGGCCCTGCTGGCACGGACATGATCACCGGCCTGTACGCAGCCCAGGCTGATTCGATCCCCATGCTCTGCATCACGGGTCAGGCACCCGTTGCCAAGCTGCACAAGGAAGACTTCCAGGCCGTGGACATTGAGTCCATCGCCAAGCCGTTGACCAAGTTCGCCATGACCATCCTGGAGCCGGGCCAGGTTCCCGGCGCGTTCCAGAAGGCCTTCCAGCTGATGCGTTCGGGTCGTCCGGGCCCGGTCCTGCTGGATCTGCCCATCGACGTTCAGATGGCCGAGATCGAGTTCGACATCGATGCCTACGAGCCCCTGCCCATCGAGAAGCCCAAGGCTTCCCGCAAGCAGCTGGAAAAGGCACTGGACCTGCTGACCGCAGCCAAGCACCCTCTGATCGTTGCCGGTGGCGGCATCATCAACGCCGGCGCGTCCGCACAGCTGGTTGAGCTGGCCGAGATCCTGAACGTTCCGGTCATCCCCACCCTGATGGGCTGGGGCGCCATCCCGGACGACCACCAGCTGATGGCCGGAATGGTTGGCCTGCAGACCTCGCACCGCTACGGCAACGAGACGTTCCTGCAGAGCGACTTCGTGATCGGCATCGGCAACCGTTGGGCCAACCGCCACACCGGCGGTCTGGACACCTACACGGCCGGCCGTAAGTTCGTGCACATCGACATCGAGCCGACGCAGATCGGTCGCGTTTTCTCGCCGGACTTGGGCATTGCGTCCGACGCCGGTGCGGCGCTGGACGGTCTGTTGGAGCTGGCTCGCGAACGCCAGGCAGCCAAGACCCTGCCGGACTACGCGGGTTGGGTTGCCGAGTGCCAGGAGCGCAAGGGCTCCCTGCACCGCAAGACCAACTTCGACAACGTGCCGATCAAGCCGCAGCGCGTATACCAGGAGATGAACAAGGCCTTCGGCCGCGACACCACCTACGTGTCCACCATTGGCCTGTCGCAGATCGCCGGCGCACAGATGCTGCACGTGTTCGGCGCCCGCAAGTGGATCAACGCAGGCCAGGCCGGCCCGCTGGGTTGGACCGCTCCCGCTGCCTTGGGCGTTGTGAGGGGAACCCCGGACGCCACCGTTGTTGCCCTGTCCGGTGACTACGACTTCCAGTTCATGATCGAGGAACTGGCCGTAGGCGCACAGTTCAACCTGCCGTACATCCACGTTGTGGTGAACAACAGCTACCTGGGCCTGATCCGTCAGAGCCAGCGCGGCTTCAACATGGAACAGAACGTTTCCCTGGCCTTTGAGAACATCAACAGCCCGGAGACCAACGGCTACGGCGTGGACCACATCAAGGTTGCCGAGGGCTTGGGCGTCAAGGCCATCCGCGTTGAGGACCCGAACGACCTGCCCGCCGCCTTCGACAAGGCCAAGGCCCTGATGGGCGAGTTCAAGGTTCCTGTGGTTGTTGAAGTGATCCTGGAAAAGATCACCAACATCTCCATGGGCGTTGAGATCAACGGCGTGAACGAGTTCGAAGAGCTGGCAGAGTCCGCGGCGGACGCACCCACCGCGATCCTGACCAAAGCGTAA
- a CDS encoding glycerate kinase: MRVVIAPDKFKGSLSAPDVAKHLATGLQAGFGQGIEATRIPVADGGEGTIDAAIGSGFTRRTTTVTGPLGEPVKADFAVRDQEAVIEMAAASGLALLPDGPTSQTAKTATSIGTGELIRAALDLGCRKIILGVGGSANTDAGAGVLQGLGAVYLDKNGNELPGGGAALAQLNSIDFSNFDVRIEATEFVLASDVDNPLLGSSGAPAIFGPQKGATPDDVTELDAAASHFVNVLAATTGQHAKFAAKAEGAGAAGGVGYIAIAALKAERRPGIDVVLEFTELERRLKGADLVITGEGSLDEQSLLGKTPMGVSRAAQRNGVPVIAVCGRSTLSREQLTDAGFHTVHALTDLEKDVQKCIAEAGPLLEQLGKHIGVYLAERTENKEYLNV, encoded by the coding sequence ATGCGTGTTGTCATCGCCCCGGACAAATTCAAGGGCTCGCTGTCCGCGCCCGACGTCGCCAAGCACCTGGCAACAGGCCTGCAGGCGGGGTTCGGCCAAGGCATTGAAGCAACACGCATTCCGGTGGCCGACGGCGGCGAAGGAACCATCGACGCCGCCATCGGCTCCGGCTTCACCCGCCGGACCACCACCGTCACCGGCCCGCTCGGCGAGCCGGTGAAGGCCGACTTCGCGGTGCGGGACCAGGAAGCTGTCATCGAAATGGCGGCAGCTTCCGGTCTCGCCCTCCTCCCGGACGGCCCCACGTCCCAGACGGCCAAAACCGCAACCAGCATCGGCACGGGCGAACTCATCCGCGCCGCGCTGGACCTCGGCTGCCGCAAGATCATCCTGGGTGTGGGCGGCAGCGCCAACACCGACGCCGGCGCGGGAGTCCTGCAGGGCCTCGGCGCCGTCTACCTGGACAAGAACGGCAACGAGCTCCCCGGCGGCGGTGCCGCCTTGGCACAGCTGAACAGCATCGACTTCTCCAACTTCGATGTCCGCATCGAGGCCACGGAGTTCGTATTGGCGTCCGACGTCGACAATCCCCTTTTGGGGTCCAGCGGAGCCCCAGCCATCTTCGGTCCCCAGAAAGGCGCGACGCCGGACGACGTCACCGAACTGGACGCCGCAGCAAGCCACTTCGTCAACGTCCTCGCGGCAACCACCGGGCAGCATGCCAAGTTCGCGGCCAAGGCAGAAGGCGCTGGAGCAGCAGGCGGCGTTGGCTACATTGCCATCGCGGCACTGAAGGCTGAGCGGCGGCCGGGTATCGACGTCGTGCTTGAATTCACCGAACTCGAGCGCAGGCTCAAAGGCGCCGACCTGGTGATCACTGGAGAAGGCAGCCTGGACGAGCAAAGCCTGCTCGGCAAGACCCCCATGGGCGTCTCGCGGGCGGCACAAAGGAACGGGGTTCCCGTGATCGCAGTCTGCGGCCGGAGTACCCTGAGCCGGGAACAACTCACGGATGCCGGCTTCCATACGGTCCACGCACTGACCGATCTGGAAAAAGATGTCCAAAAATGTATCGCTGAAGCAGGTCCGTTGCTTGAACAATTAGGTAAGCACATAGGCGTGTACCTGGCGGAACGGACCGAAAACAAGGAGTACCTCAATGTCTGA
- the allB gene encoding allantoinase AllB — protein sequence MSEAIGAYDLVIRGQRILTTAGLAAREVGIRDGIIVAIEPLGNGLTGNEVIELSDDETLIPGLVDTHVHVNEPGRTEWEGFASATRAAAAGGVTTIIDMPLNSIPPTTSVDGLEQKRVVAKDQAFVDVGFWGGAIPGNKSDLRPLHDEGVFGFKCFLLHSGVDEFPHLDADEMEEDMAELKSFDSLMIVHAEDSHAIDRAPHPGGDHYETFLASRPRGAENKAIAEVIERARWTGARAHILHLSSSDALPMIASAKRDGVNLTVETCPHYLTLMAEEIPDGATAYKCCPPIREASNRELLWKGLQDGTIDCIVSDHSPSTLDLKDLENGDFAVAWGGVSSLQLGLSLIWTEARHRGIPLEQVVSWMAEKPAALARLHNKGQLALGYDADFSIFAPDEAFVVDVTKLKHKNPITPYDGRPLAGVVRKTYLRGTPIDGQNPGGKLLRRGNV from the coding sequence ATGTCTGAAGCAATCGGCGCCTATGACCTCGTTATCCGGGGCCAGCGCATCCTGACCACCGCCGGCCTCGCAGCCCGCGAAGTTGGCATCCGCGACGGCATCATCGTCGCCATCGAACCCCTGGGCAACGGCCTGACGGGCAATGAGGTCATCGAACTCTCAGACGACGAAACCCTCATCCCCGGCTTGGTGGACACCCACGTCCACGTCAACGAGCCCGGCCGCACCGAGTGGGAGGGCTTCGCCTCCGCCACCCGCGCCGCAGCCGCCGGTGGCGTCACCACCATCATCGACATGCCGCTAAACAGCATCCCGCCCACCACCAGCGTGGATGGCCTGGAGCAGAAGCGCGTCGTCGCCAAGGACCAGGCGTTCGTGGACGTCGGATTCTGGGGCGGTGCCATCCCGGGCAACAAGAGCGACCTCCGCCCGCTGCACGACGAAGGCGTTTTCGGATTCAAGTGCTTCCTCCTCCACTCCGGCGTGGACGAGTTCCCGCACCTGGATGCGGACGAGATGGAAGAGGACATGGCTGAGCTCAAGTCCTTCGACTCCCTCATGATCGTGCACGCCGAGGACTCCCACGCGATCGACCGCGCCCCGCACCCGGGCGGCGACCACTACGAAACCTTCCTCGCTTCCCGCCCCCGCGGCGCCGAGAACAAGGCAATCGCAGAGGTCATCGAACGCGCCCGCTGGACCGGCGCCCGCGCCCACATCCTGCACCTCTCCTCCTCCGACGCGCTTCCCATGATCGCTTCGGCAAAGCGCGACGGCGTCAACCTCACCGTTGAGACCTGCCCGCACTACCTCACCCTCATGGCCGAAGAAATCCCTGACGGCGCCACAGCCTACAAGTGCTGCCCGCCCATCCGCGAGGCCTCCAACCGCGAGCTCCTCTGGAAGGGCCTGCAGGACGGCACCATCGACTGCATCGTCTCGGACCACTCCCCCTCCACACTGGACCTGAAGGACCTGGAGAATGGCGACTTCGCCGTGGCATGGGGCGGCGTGTCCTCGCTGCAGCTGGGCCTGTCCCTGATCTGGACCGAAGCCCGCCACCGCGGCATCCCGCTGGAGCAAGTTGTCTCGTGGATGGCCGAGAAGCCCGCCGCCTTGGCCCGCCTGCACAACAAGGGCCAGCTCGCCCTGGGCTACGACGCCGACTTCTCCATCTTCGCCCCGGACGAAGCCTTCGTTGTGGACGTCACCAAGCTCAAGCACAAGAACCCGATCACGCCGTACGACGGCCGTCCCTTGGCCGGCGTCGTCCGCAAGACCTACCTGCGCGGCACCCCGATCGACGGCCAGAACCCCGGCGGCAAGCTGCTCCGCCGCGGCAACGTTTAG
- a CDS encoding winged helix-turn-helix domain-containing protein, translated as MAVNAYGPPPSRGTSARRNGMTAHGMALWVNPAEGDEIDPAVWERAARLVLARAMKLAPEAEVRIWPATGAEHSGVGDTSWGGTPQEAADAGTNGSLSLADALAEARAVTRAEAISDGGDRTEAGDSTAVEPVTLASRRSQLAVDLAAEVVLLDGQPVSFTGMEYKLLRYLVVNCSRAISREELQRFLESFDLPGAAFRSIDVYVGRVRRKLGSARHTVATVRGGGYQFVPGPYATVRGPAEYSI; from the coding sequence ATGGCAGTCAATGCCTACGGGCCGCCGCCGTCGCGGGGAACTTCCGCGCGCCGGAACGGCATGACCGCACACGGCATGGCGCTCTGGGTCAACCCGGCCGAGGGCGACGAGATCGATCCTGCAGTCTGGGAGCGGGCCGCACGCCTTGTGCTGGCCCGCGCCATGAAACTTGCCCCGGAGGCGGAAGTCCGCATCTGGCCCGCCACCGGGGCAGAGCACTCCGGCGTCGGCGACACTTCCTGGGGCGGCACTCCGCAGGAAGCCGCCGACGCCGGTACCAATGGTTCGCTGTCACTCGCCGATGCCCTCGCGGAGGCGCGTGCGGTAACCCGTGCGGAAGCCATTTCCGACGGCGGCGACCGCACCGAAGCGGGCGACAGCACCGCCGTCGAGCCCGTAACGTTGGCCAGCCGCCGCAGCCAACTTGCGGTGGACCTCGCCGCTGAAGTAGTGCTGCTGGACGGCCAGCCGGTTTCCTTTACTGGCATGGAATACAAGCTGCTGCGCTACCTCGTGGTCAACTGCTCACGGGCCATCAGTCGTGAAGAATTGCAACGTTTCCTGGAGTCATTTGACCTCCCCGGCGCGGCATTTCGGTCGATCGACGTTTATGTTGGAAGGGTGCGGCGGAAGCTAGGCTCCGCCCGACACACCGTCGCCACCGTCCGTGGTGGCGGCTACCAGTTCGTGCCAGGGCCCTATGCCACAGTGCGCGGACCTGCGGAATACAGCATCTAG